One Eurosta solidaginis isolate ZX-2024a chromosome 1, ASM4086904v1, whole genome shotgun sequence genomic window, GGGAAGAGcattccaagtcttgcagtaacgagccgtggttgtcTGTTTTAAAAGCTGCGCTAATGGGTATGGCTTTAGCTAGGTAATGTGAATAATCTGTTTACAGATTAAGCTTTTGAGTAAATACTTGGTActagtaacttttttttttcgaagtgcTAGGAGGATCGTACGATATGCGATCGCAAATATGCAACAATAGAGCAGCTCGTTGGGAAACCAAACAAATGATGGATGAGTTGAAGGATTTTAATCTCTTACTCACCTTATTCCGTTTCCCatatttatttgtaaaaattatgaataatTTCGACTTTTTCAAATGTTTAAATACACTTTATTTACTATAAGATTTTTATTTGTGTACTTTCttacattttgaattttatttattttatattcacaaAAAAACAAAGTTAAGAAACAAAGTGTTCTGAAAAGGTAAACATAAACGTTAAAAGTACAGAATATTTTCATTGTTAACAAAAGAGGCTTTGGATTAAAGAAAACTTATACATTAAAAACACTTCAGCTCtgaatatacatattttagaGATTGTAGTAAAGTCAAGTTGAACAAAAAAAGCATAAATGCACCATCAGCACTGTAATTATTTACTCTGGCTACTGAAATGTAAAGATAAAACTTGATAAAAGGTACAATTTATTTTACTTGTTtagtgtaataattttttttacagaTATGTATGAATGTTTCAGGATTTTTTTATAACTATTACTGTTTTTCTTTGTTCTAATCTTTACCTTCACAATAAAGTCTTTGGCTACAAAAAGCAGGTTAAAGCGTCAACGTTTATATTCCCTAAATGTGTATACttgcatatatatatgcatgtgtgtgtgtgtgtgtgattttatatatacataaatatttgttcTTCAAAGTCTCACACACATTCACGTGTAAATTAGTGTGTTGGTATGTGTACTGCAAATTCAACATTCCGCCGGCTTCTTGCATCCATTCCAGCATTATTGAGCCCCCATTTCATCGTACTTTTTGAAAATTATATCGTATACAATATCTAATAATTTGTTCCATGCTTCTGTTTGACGCTCGTTCAGGTTACACGCTTCAATAAGAACTTCCACAATAGCCTCACGTAGTTCCTGAAATGGAATTTGAAATTAGAATTGTAGTTTAATTTATATTTGAGTTGAGATTAATTTTGATAGTGAAAGGAAGGGTTATGAGCGGCCACTTTAGGCGGAAAATAAATTGGCAGGcgatatttaaatttaaagaatttAGGTTATGACATTTTGGATAATTTAGCAAATTAAAATTACAATGTGCGAGCAATCCCAACGTTCCGACGGCTTTTATTATCCTCCAGCGACTGTCGATTGCTGTTGAGCCGTTGGCGTTGCTTTTGGCCTAGCGTTGCATTTTGGCAGAGTTGCGAACATTATCCTACAATATTGATAGTAATATTGCTAGAGATAAAGATTGATATAGTAATAGACATAGCGAAAGAAGCGAAGAAAGTCTCTTAAGCACCTCTTAAGTAGGAAAAGAGGGAAAGGATCTTTGGCTTGCCAAATATATGCAATACAAATAGTTGTCCGTGTAGCCATTGAAGCCACAACTGGAGGCCAAataaaaggaagctctgtgcactgattactTTGCATATAAGagatgcttttaacactgcgaattGGTTGCAGGTAACGAGtgctacgaaactttggcacacaTGCTTACCTGCGTAGACTAATTGGTAGCTATTTTAGCAGAGTCCTCCTCTTTGATATGGAtaagggaccaagaaagcacaacatcacgaGCGGTATCCCTCAGGGATGTATTCTAGCGCCAATGATATGGAATGTGATCTATGAAGGTGTGCTataaatcgaccttcccggaggtaCGCAAATTGCCAGCTATGCATGGATCTGCTTCAAGAATTATGTAATGTAGCCGTATGAAGTTGGCGCTGGAGACGGCTATCAATAAATAGAAGTGATTATAGTGAGCTCATAGCGGACGGACTTGGTCCTAActataggagattatcaaatacaTTCAAATTCGTACTTGAAATATTTATGAGTAAACATTCACTCAAAACTAACCTTTAAGGACTTCATTAGGGCAGCGGGAGATAAAATTTCTTAAGTTAATGGAAGCTCTAAtacgaataatgcccaacatcgggggcccaggcgaagctacccgtaAGCTATTGTCCAACGTAACCaactctataatattatatgcagcacaagtgcggcacggatctaaaatgccCCATCAAAGATGCTAGTTATCTGCCATACGACCGAATACATATCACATTACTGTCATATGATTAGCAGGTGTAtgtcggacggtgtccgacgatgcGCTTCTTGTTTTATCGCGGAAAATCCCCGTTCATCTGCTGTCAAGTGAAATGGTCGATCTGTATGTCATTGGACATCGGGTGACCATCTGCAGATGCAAAGAAAAGCGGAACGTCCGGAGCAATGTTAAGTGACAATGAAGGAAAGAAGAATTGAGAAAATGGCACTGGACTTTCACGTTAATTTGGAATGTAGCGCAATGATGTGAGCGAAAGCACGGAAAAACTAACCAACCATGTCAAACAGACTTTAAGAGGGCGCGGCGGTTGTAAGGAATATTAAAATAAGCGTAGAATAAAGGAGGAGCCATTCTTGCCACACTCTCCCATAGAATTGGAAAACGTAGAACACGTAAGGTTGTATTGTCCTCGTTTCTCTGTACACAGAGGTTTTGGGGAGGAACCTTCCGCGACTTTTTTAATTCCCCTAACGTGCGGACACATAGAGCGTTGAACAAAACAACGTTTCTAGTTAAGACACGATTGATGCATGCGGCGATTAGACCACATTCCCACTCTGGTATTATGCCTAACTCTGGTGCTACGGATTGCGGATACATTAACTGGATTAGCCttgtttcattgggccacttgagggcagttcGCTGCACACAACGTCCAAGAAAAAAAGCTATGGTCGTAGTCGTAGTCTTCGTCACAGTCATAGTCGTAGTCGCAGTCAAGGTCGTAATCATGGCCACTGTAATAACAATAGTTATGTTCACTACATAGTCATTGCGGTAATGATAGTGATAGGAACAGAGGTAGTCATGATGATAACAGTGGTACTTATAGTGATTCGGATAGTGATTGTGAAAGCATACTTACATAATATGAAGGTTTCGCAATATTATGACGTTGTACATGTGATCGCGCAACTTCTTGCCATATTTCTTGAATCTTTTCTAGGCCACCTTCTTCTTCCAACTGGCTGATTGATTGGTCAAAAGTTTTCATAATGCGACCGCAATGAGCGCGAAAGCGTGCGCTGTTCTAGAAAGGGAGAAAAGAAGTTAATCAATCAATAAATCAATATATGTATAGcctcaaagcttccgcaacctcAACCTACGTGAGggcaatcctgttacaaatatgaatgtatcatactcatatttagcaggcgaggcactggctaccctaagctccttatggaaatAGGGGGATCGGAAGGGGATGGCTGGAAGGTTTAGTGTGGCTATATTAATCGTTcctgagatagtcgggctagtatcttaatggtgcttttttaccggaatgtaccggatctatgtatCTCCGGCAAAGGGCCACCAAcagcgataatactccccaaaaccttacgggagtgtctttgtcgttaatgcAACAACACAGGATGGTCCTTATTAATCAATCAAATTATTTTCTGAAGTCTTCCCCTTTTGGGGGTAATACCGGGACCAAAATTTAAACGTGATATCGGCAAATATTGCCGATTTCGCGCATAAGACATTGAATAATCAGTGGCTTATCTTCGCTACACTAGAAAATTAACTTTTgatattcaaaataaatatatgtacacacgAGCACATCCGTGATTGTAGGCTAATGAAGACAGACTGTCGAATGGAATCTTGTTGGTTACGATGGCAGTTCGGCCTTCGTTGGCGCCTTCCATTCGCCGCCCACGGCTGCGCATACGAATTGCCGCAGTCTAGTGGTGATGGAGGCGGCTTCAACATACATAAAAAAATGCAACTTAAACTTTTTGAATCTCTATAGATAAAACTACACGTTCATAAAAGTGCGGCGCCCTTTAACTGTCTTCGATCAGAACCAAAATGAAGTGGTGTGCATTAGGCTCGCTAAATCTCAAAAACGGCTTGACCGCTGTGCCACGCCCCCTCCACTCAATACTTTGAAGCAGGTatttaatatttggtatagagattccatatatgGGAGAGGTGTGGGTTGTGAATATGGGTAGGAATCGGGCGGGGTGTAACTGGGAGTGGGAATTTGAATGGGAGTGGGAGAGGGAGTGGAAGGGGAAAGATTTTCGGAGGAAGATAGATGCAATAAGATGAAAGATGAAAAAAAAtctaacaactaaggcatgacgtggctgaatgcattTGTAATACAACAACCatcgtaggggtgcgggttcaaatcccactcccgggagaaaaggctttgaagagatttacaaggtataatcgaaatagctgtcgccttgtccatcttgatgtcacgttgtttaaatttttcccaaatcattaaataaaaaaaaaatcatttgttGAGTTTCTTGTATCTTGACTAATCAGTTGCAAAGACACTGTTGCTTGAATGGGAGTGGATGAAAACTCGAATATGGTTGAAAATAATAGATTGGTTTGTTGAAAAATGATAAACTGAATATTTCGCTGTGCTCGCCGAAAGCGTTTGTTTATGCGCGCTTGTATCCCAGCCAATCATACATACGAAATACCTTCGACCCTTTTGTCTGGCTGGATCCGTCTatgttttaaatatttggttTGCCGAACGCTAACTATGTATAGGTTTATGAACATTTTGTCCCAAAGCAAATTCTTCGACTTTGGTCCTTACAGGATCTTACGCGCACGGGAAAAAGTTTACttttggttaaaaaaaaactttttcgacACTTCACCGCAACGCACCAAAAAGAACAAGGAAACGTCCACTGCTTTCAATAACTGTGGGGTCAACCGCTCATACCCCTTCCATCATATTATTTCtgattttattaaacatttaacTGCTTGCCTTGAGGTAACATTTCGGGACCGACAACAGGTTATAAACGACTCGTACAAGTCTTTCGCATGATGCGTTTGATTCCATACACACACCTCTCACACTCTGCGACGTGTACACATACACGCAGACAGCTGTCACCTCCGTCACGCCTATATAATTATTACTAATGGCAAGCTAGCTATAGAACAGCGCCACATTGAAGAGCTTAAACATGGCATATGTAAATTTGAAGATTTGCAGAGTATCTTGATGTGACCGATTAAAATGATTCATTTACAGCATGGAATAAAGCTAATATCACAGCAGATACTTAAACACATTTGTAAATTGCGCCATTTACGTTGTTGGGCTTCAAAGACCATTGAGCACACTGGATTCGATAATTTGCCTGCTAGTCAAAGTGTAATTGTCGCTGTTCTGGTTATTATATTCAGAATGCGCTCATTATCAACAACGTATCCATTGAGTTTCACTCAAATCCGAACGCGGGGAACACCCTCTCCTGACAACGTATCTTGTCACGAGACGCAGCCGGGCATGTGGATGCCGAATTAACGGGAAGTATACACAAGTTATAAGCATGTCTATTAAAATTTTTGCTCTTTATTTACTTTATTAGGTGAAAAAAGGAAGCAGCTTTCGGCTTTACGCCCTCCTGCAACATTCGCGCAGGACAATGTACGCTCAAAGCCCAACTCGACGAACATCCACCCCTTACATCTCGTGATGTGTTTTGAACTTGTATGACCCTACTTgaaatattccaaaaataaaacgaAACTTGTATATTATAAATACATACTTACTTGCAATTCTGCCACTGGTATATCGCGGAAGGGAAATTTTTCCAAATTGGACGGATATTTTGTGAAAAATCTGAGCAGTATCGCTGCACCGGAGTCAGTTGGTGTGGCAACTGGAATAGCCCACGTCTTCTTGATCTCTACAATATCTTCAGCGTTTAGTGCcatttttgtgatatttatttacgtttatatacttttgtaaatataaaaaattatgttaagctcgtgttttatattttgttgattctgtaaaaaaaataacgaaaaattgCGCAATAGTaagaatttatatatttatttttatttatttatttatttatttattatttaaagtggATGataaactatggtcgactgcataatataaaagatatataaatatacaactcaaaagttaaaatttaagacatatcgagatttcaacaattttatattataaacaaagatatattattgaacattacactttaatttcagaatatagtaataataagaaatatgagcagaaataagatcttataccgagatcttatactggcggaatgcaacaagattccaatcagcatgtcatgggaatccggcagtgctaagagtagtgtaatgaggatacgccatcacaaggcataaaaaagtaacataacctgtgttgttggaatgcaccggattccaatcagctcgatgcctgacccataagattatactgccggaatgcatacgattccggtcagtgactcatgaaaaagcatgtttttaacgttgttggaatgcaccagattccaatcaagaCAGTACTGTCTTgattccttcttaatgatacatgttgataaatgttcctccatccttatacgagatcgtgcctgttttttacggaagaaataaatgcCGGCATATTACATTAGCTTATATCTCTtagattagataggcaagtattgcattacgtatagtggcaaaagtacattcaagactgatacagctatacaagtcattgtagtgcgcgcaccagataagaaaaggattatttttagcaaagttttgtCGACAatggggtaaataaaaaggaacgtagtgtctggatattCTAAGGGGAACCgaaaaaaacaagcggctgagaaggtccgcagaatcaatttctccaataatgagcttatggatgaacaatacccccagtaatattctccgattttccagagtgggtaagttaataagaagaagtctacttctgtatggaggaaggtggagacttgagttcgcaatgcgaatatcaaaaattgcttttgaactgactcaagacgctttatatgcttttgagaaacaggggaccaaacgcatgagcaatactcgagtattggacgaaccagcgatgtgtaaagaaccttagccCATCTTTTTACAAATCCAAGTACatccaacgctttgttggcaatagatgaaatatgcatgttaaaattcagtttcggatcaaaaaggacacctagatcgtttgcaatagatatacactctaaaggcgtaccatctattacataaggtttcaatgctggcttcactcggtgaaatgtcatatgcttacatttagagcaatttaaagctagtaaatttgttgtgcaccaacattggaacgagtccaattCGGCCTGAAGAATATctaaggaactcaaatcggtaggaaagtaagtgtagcaaagttttacatcatccgcatacattatagtatgggaatataatattgtctgtggcaagtcattaatgaaaagggtaaagagcaaagggcctagatgacttccctggggtacaccggagaaaactccgaacgattccgacagattgcacttgaacaggactttttgggtccggttagaaagatagcttttcagccacattaataggtgaaacggaaagcccagtaaataaAGCTTATGAATTAGTatctcatggttgacggtatcaaatgctttgccgaagtccgtgtagatgaacATACATTTGCAAATAAGAATTTAAGTAATCATTGACATAGTTGTTGTACAtcaaattcagaaacatgcccaATAATTCGAATGCTCTTTTAGTTTCGATTGTTTTCTATTATTGTAGTTTGCTTCTTTCTCAACAGCATTGTGTGTCTTTTGGTTTATATAAATCTGTATTTCTTTCACCATAAATTCACtaattgaaaaaataattgaaatagaCATTTTCAATGAGCTCAAGCACtcttaacacaaaaacaaaactgTGTAACATATTTTAATGTTTTGAACAATGACCATTGAAATGCTTTCCTAAATTAATGAATTTTGTAGTAGGTACGTACCTAACAGTTGCGCCAGATTGTGGGAAATTACCCTTTTTTAGAGATATTTCACTATAAAATTTAGCGAAAGCgaaaaaatgaacattttaaaagaacAATGTATTTTCATTTCAATTCTTAACTCAATTTCTACTATATGAGAGCTATTTTCTTCAGACTTTGATTAGCGGATGTACCCATTGGGTAAGGGTAAGTACTTTTATTACCATGTGcaccacccacaattcgttaaGTATTCAGTCTTTATTTGACAGAAGTAAATTGGTTGAGTTGTCAATATTTAACAAGGAGATGCTGGACAGATTGACATGGattgctcaacccctatacacgtATAACACTTTTGTCTTTGTTTTACCCTGAAGAAtagcacagatacaaattcacactttgaatacaaaaaataaacattttaatagcactcccatatgccctcacatataaattcgattcatatgaaagtaccTGAATTTcaaatgaaagtgcaaagaaaaagcccTTCCATATGCAGCCAAGGCACtttggtatgatattcaaattcaCACTAACACATTGAcaccaaacaatttttaaaaaatattgtagcactgagaaaaaattGAATTCATAATTTATTCTTTAAGGTGGGCATCAAAATTCTCtagatatttaaaataatttttttgttttcagtttaAGAAAGTTTCAGTGTTCATATACTTTTGTATATGTAaggtgatttgcacttcaatataaacatttttaaacatcCCTGATCATAACTTTTGTTGAACTCAGCAAAAATGATAAAAAGTGAATTTGTCAGTGAGGAGTGTTTCTGAACCCTGGTTGTGATTAAACATTTCTCTCACCGCATGCGACACACTTTGATTGCATATAACCAAAACATTTATTAAATCGAAATcagcaatatttatttataaatgatacaAAAAAATGGAATATGTCGCCAATTCGACTGCTGTGTGCTACCGCTTCGAGAACACCCTATATTAGCATAAATTCAAAATGCCTTAACGTGAggcgtttatgaaaaaacttCTGAAATGAGGCATTCAGTCGAGATACGGCGATATTTCTCTCAACAGCCATATATTTAATACtctatattaatataaaaatttgcaCACAACTAGATTTTAATTGACAATCAAAGGATTTATTGCAGCAGTATAATTGTATCTAGAAAAAATTGTTATTGCCTtatcgaaaaataaaaacaaaaaaactttaacaacaatATATCGACACTCTGATTTTTGCGAGTTTCCCGTGTCTGTtttagcaataattttttttttttacaaatttgcctCCAATCGATTTAGAAAAACACTCTCTCTATTTATCGTGGATCGAACATGTTTATTACTTAAatattgttgcgaatattagcaacactaaggggtactgtcatctctaagccgatgctaagagtgatttgtatgcacatccataaatcaatcattatgtatctacataaacgaatcaatcattaggtctacacatatgtacgtacacgaagcggagaagcaacgcacaaacacatgcagatatcttatctgagatatgcaattataattgtggtagtgtcgctcacaaacacacgcgcatatgagagctatacacgtacatctgtagttataattataacagataaataactagtagattctataacagaagcgcctagaagatgcaacgaggaaatcaaagagtataaaaggcagcaatagtagaggcgccacaatcagtttcgattaagcacgctatctgtcgagcaatagtagagttatttattgtgaagtactagaataaaggctattttgcattattaaatattggagttatttattcaacagtttagtgatacgaacttagcagaaggttgcaaataagaggatttgcagtaaattcgttacaatatatacgcGCAACTTTCTCATCTTTCTTTCTAGAAACGACTAAAATCAGAGCCGGCGGCGACTTTTATCGGCGGCGAATATCTTTAATAGTAAGGAGGTTGAATAAGGATAGTTGTA contains:
- the glob1 gene encoding cytoglobin-1, yielding MALNAEDIVEIKKTWAIPVATPTDSGAAILLRFFTKYPSNLEKFPFRDIPVAELQNSARFRAHCGRIMKTFDQSISQLEEEGGLEKIQEIWQEVARSHVQRHNIAKPSYYELREAIVEVLIEACNLNERQTEAWNKLLDIVYDIIFKKYDEMGAQ